The genomic window TAGATCAGGTAGAGCAGCGAGTTGATCTGCGCGGCCTGGGCCTTCGCGTACTCCTCGCCGTCCTGCACCGACACCACCAGGAACGGCTTGACCACCTCCTCGATCTGCGAGCGCAGCGCGGCGGTGTTCGTGCCGTCCGACTTCACGTAGAGCATGAAGTCGCCCTGCTGGGCGGTGGGCACGGTGTCGGCGTACAGGGCGAGCGGGATGATCAGGCTCGGGTTGTTCAGTGCCTGCGAGTCGTCGATGATCGCGCCGACCGTGAGCTCCTCGCCGGTCTCCGTGCCGATCTCGGCGGTCAGCCGGTCACCGAGCTTCCAGCCCTCGTCGTCCGCGGCGCTGCGGCTGATCACCACGTCGCCGGAGTTCAGCGAGTCCAGCGAGCCGGCCGTGACGTTCAGCTTCACGTTCTCGCTCATCGCCCGCGGGTCGGCGGCGATCGTGAACTTGCTCGCCCCGTTCACCCGCAGCGGGGCCGAGCGGATCGTGGCCACCGAGGTGACGCCCGGCATCTTCTGCACCTCGTCGGCCACCGTGGTCGGCAGCTGGGTGAAACCGCCGCTGCTGAGCACATAGTCGGCCGTGAGCTCGCTGTCGACGATGTCCGAGACGCTGGCGTTGGCCGACGACGCGAACACCCCGACGCTCGACATCAGCGCCAGCCCGATCATCAGGGCACTGGCCGTGGTCGCCGTGCGCCGCGGGTTGCGCAGCGCGTTCTCGCGGGCCAGGCGCCCGACCGTGCCGTAGATCGCGGTGTAGGGCAGGCTGATCAGCCGGACCACCGGGCGGGTCAGCCACGGTGCCGCCACCAGCAGACCGATCAGCAGCAGCGCCGCGCCGACGCCGACCAGCGGCCAGTTCGGTTCGTCGCCGAGCGAGCCGGGCAGCACCGCACCGAAGCCGAGCAGCACCAGCACCAGGCCGATCACGCCACGCCGCAACACTCCGCCGGGCGGGGTCTGGGCGTCGTCGCGCAGCGCCGCGATCGGCGCCACCCGGGCCGCGCGCAGGGCCGGGAACACCGCCGACAGCATGGTGACCACGAGACCGACCAGCAGGCTGACCAGCACCGTGGTCGCGGTGACCGGCAGGCCGCCGGTGACCTCCAGCCCGGCCTGCTTGACCAGTGCCCGCAGCCCGGCCGCGAGCAGCATGCCCAGGCCGAGCCCGATCACCGAGCCGGTCAGGCCGAGGATCGCCGCCTCGCCCAGCACCACCCGCAGCACCTGGCCGCGGGAGGCACCGACCGCCCGCAGCAGGGCCAGTTCCCGGGTGCGCTGGGCCACCAGCATGGAGAACGTGTTGGCGATGATGAACGCCCCGACGAACACCGCGATCAGCGCGAACACCAGCAGGAACGTGGTGATGAACCCGATCGCCGTGCCGAACGCGTCCTTCTGCTCCTGGTAGACGGTCTCGCCGGTGACCACCTCGGTGCCGGCCGGCACCACCTGGGCCACCCGGTCGCGCAGCGTCTCCTGGTCCACCCCGTCGTCGGCGCCGATGGTGAACGACGACACCTCGCCGTCCGGCGCCCAGGTGGCCAGGGCCGTCTTCTCGTCGAGCAGCACCAGCGTGGCCCCGGCCAGGCTGCTGCCGTAGGTGAAGACGCCGGTGACGGTGACGTCCTGCGGGTCGTTCTGGATCAGGGCCCGCGTGGTGTCGCCGACCTTCAGCCCGGACAGGTCCAGGGTGGACTCGTCGACGGCGATCTCACCCTTCTTCTCCGGTCCCCGGCCCTCGTACATCTGCACGCTCGGGTCGTCGCCGGTGTAGGCGAAGCCCAGGTTGGGTGCGCCGCCGTTGCGGGCCGCGGTGCCGTCCGCGCCGACCAGCACGGCCGTGCCGCCGACGTCGGCGCTGGCCCAGGCCACCCCGTCGACGGCGTCGAGCTTCTGCTCCAGCGAGAGCGGCAGCGGCTCACGCTGTTTCGTGCCGTCGACCGTGGTGGTCTCCAGCTCGGCGCCGCGCACCTGCACGTCGGTGCCGGCCGTGGTCTGCTCGACGATCGCGTCGAACGTGTTGGTGATGCTGCCGCTCAGCACCAGGGTGCCGGCCACCAGCGTGACGCCCAGGCAGACCGCCAGCGCCGTCAGCGCGAAACGCAGCCTGTGGGTGAAGATTCCCTTGACGGTGATCCGGAACATGTCAGCTCCGCCGACCCGCGGCGTCGAAGCCCCGCATGCGCTCGAGCACCTTGTCGGCGGTCGGTGCGGCCATCTCGTCGACGATCTCGCCGTCGGCCAGGAACAGCACGCGGTCGGCGTACCCGGCCGCCACCGGGTCGTGGGTGACGATGACGATGGACTGGCCGAACTCCCGCACGGAGTTCTGGAGGAACGACAGGATCTCCGCGCTGGCGCGGGAGTCCAGGTTGCCGGTCGGCTCGTCGGCGAACACGATCGCCGGGCGGCTGACCAGGGCCCGGGCACACGCCACCCGCTGCTGCTGACCGCCGGACAGCTCGGTCGGCCGGTGCTTCAGCCGGTCCCGCAGCCCGACCGTGTCGACGACCCGGTCGAACCACTCCTGGTCCACCTTGCGGCCGGCGATGTCGAGCGGGAGCGTGATGTTCTCCCGGGCCGTCAGGGTGGGCACCAGGTTGAACGACTGGAAGATGAAGCCCAGCCGGTCGCGGCGCAGCTGGGTGAGCGCCTTGTCTTTCAGGCCCCGCACCTGCACGCCGTCGATCTCGATCTCGCCGGCCGTCGGGCGGTCGAGCGCGGCCATGCAGTGCATCAGGGTGGACTTGCCGGAGCCGGAGGGCCCCATGATGGCGGTCATCTCACCGCGCCCGAAGTCGACGCTGACCCCGCGCAGAGCCTTGACCTGTGCCTCGCCGGTGCCGTAAATCTTCTGCAAATCAATCGCTCTCGCGATTGCCTCGGTTCCCACCGTGTTCTCCCCTGAGATCGTTTTCGACTGCACAACGACTGCACAACACGGGAGGACAGAGCATCCCCCCGAGGCGGGCGGGCGCGTCGGTGCGCCGGTCCCCACAACCCGGTCGCGCCCACCCGTACCGACGGCGCGAACCGGCCCGAACTCATTACGCCCGAGGCACGAGCCCCCTCGCCTCGGGTTCATCCCTGATCCGACCCCGGTCTTGATCCAGGCCGGTTCGGGGTCGCAACCGGCCGCGGACATTTTGGCATCCGGGCCGGGTGCGGCGCAGCGACCCGGCCGCGCGCGTACCGGCCACCGCCCGCAGAGGCAGCGCCGGCCCGCTCACGCGAGGCAGCGCCGGCCCGCTCACGCGAGGCAGCGCCGGCCCGCTCACGCGAGGCAGCGCCGGCCCGCTCACGCGAGGCAGCGCCGGCCCGCTCACGCGAGGCAGCGCCGGGCCGTCCTCGCCGGCCGTGTCCCGAGCCGCTCAGTCCCGTTCGAGCGTCTGTGGCCCCTCCTCGTCCTGCGGGCTGAACGGCGCGGTGCCGAGGAACCGTTCCAGCGCTCCCTCCGGAATCGGCGGCGTGGTGCCACCTTTCGCCGGGCAGCGGGCGTGGTGGTCGCACCAGGAACAGAGCCGGCCGGGCGACGGCCGCCAGTCCCCGGTGCGGGCGGCCAGCTGAATGGCGTCCCACAGCGCCCGCACCTTGCGCTCCACCGCCAGCAGGTCGGACTCGTCGGGCGTGTAGCGCAGGATCTCGCCGTCGCCGAGGTAGACCAGTTGCAGCACGGTGGGCAGCCGCCCCCGGGTGCGCCACAGCACCAGGGCGTAGAACTTCATCTGGAACAGGGCCGAGGCCTCGAACGCCTCGGACGGCGCCCGGCCGGTCTTGTAGTCGACCACCCGCAGCCGCCCGTCCGTGGCCACGTCGAGCCGGTCGACGTAGCCGCGCAGCCTCAGCCCGTCGTCCAGCACGGTCTCCACGTGCAGCTCGCGGTCGGCGGGCTCCAGCCGGGTCGGGTCTTCCAGCGCGAACCAGCGGGTGATCAGGCCGGCCGCGGACAGCAGCCACGCCTCCAGCTCGGGTGACCCCTCGACGAACAGCGAGCCCACCTCCGGCCGCTCGGTCAGCAGCCGTTCCCACTGCGGACGCAGCAGGTCGTGCGCGGCCTGCGGGGTGCGCCGCGGCGCGGGCAGGTCGAACAGCCGCTCCAGCACCGCGTGCACCACCGTGCCGCGCACCGCCGCCGGGCTGGGTGTCTCGGGCAGCCGGTCGACGGCGCGGAACCGGTACAGCAGCGGGCACTGCATGAAGTCGGAGGCCCGGGAGGGGGAGAGTGCCGCTGTCATGGCGAAAACCCTAGATGTCGGGTCCGACAGTTCCGGCGAGAGCCGGCGGCCGGCCGGTATGTCCAGGTGGGAAGGCGCCGGACCTGCCCTAACATCACCCCTGTGAGCAACCCCGGTCCAGGCGGACAGATCCCCCGCCCGAGCGCCGGAGCGCGCCGGTGAGCGCCCTGCCCGGGCCGACGGCCGGCATCCGGCTCGGCCGGGTCGGCCGGGTACCCGTTCTGCTGCGCCCCTCCTGGTTCCTGGTCGCCATGGTGATGACGATCCTGTTCGCCCCCACCGTGCGTGCCTGGGTCGACCTGACCGGTCCCGCCACCTACGCCATCGCCTTCGTCTTCGCCCTGATCCTGCTGCTGTCGGTGTTCGTGCACGAGGCCGCGCACGCCGTCGCCGCGGCCGCCACCGGCACCCCGGCCACCGCGATCGTGCTGGACCTGTGGGGTGGGCACACCGCCTTCGACGCCCCCTCGTCCCGGCCCTGGCGGGCAATCGTCGTGGCCGTCGTCGGGCCCGCCTCGAACGCCCTGATCGCCGTGGTCGCCTTCCAGCTGATGGACCTGTTCCAGCCCGGCACGGTGTCCCGGTTGCTGTTCGCGGCCACCGCCACCTCCAACCTGGTGGTGGCCGTGTTCAACGCCCTGCCCGGCCTGCCGCTGGACGGCGGCCGGGTGCTGGAGGGCCTGGTCTGGCGGATCGGCGGTGACCGGCTGCGGGCCGCGCTGGTGGCCGGCCACGCCGGCCGGGTGGTCGCGGTCGGCACCGGGGCCTACGCCGTCTACGCGGTGGCCACCGGCGAGCACAAGGCGCTCAGCGGGTTCTGGATGGTCCTGGTCGGGCTGCTGCTGTGGCGCTCGGCCGGGCAGGCGGTCGAGGCCGCGCGCTGGAACATCCGAACCGAGGCGGCCGTGGTCGACGACCTGCTCCAGCCCGCCGTGGCGGTGCCCTCCAACGCGACCGTGGCCGGGGCGCTGATGTCCGCCGCCGGCGCCGGGGCCAGCGCGGTGGTGGTGCTCGACGTGTACGGCCGTCCGGCGGCGATCGTCGACGAGCGGGCCGCCGCCGGCGTCCCGGCCGCCCGCGCCGCGCAGGTCGGGGCGGGCGCGGTGGCCGAGGCACTGCCCGACGGCGCGGTGCTGCCCACCGGCCTGGCCGGGCGCTCGCTGATCCAGGCGCTGGAAGAGGCCCCGGCGGCCCGCTACGCGGTGATCGGCCCGGACGAGATCGTGGTCGGCGTGCTGGACTGGGAGGACGTCGCCCGCTTCGTCACCCCGTGACCGGCATCCGGCCGTCCGTGACCCGGCGCGAACCATCCGCCCGGCGCCCATAGACTCGCTCCTCATGACCGAAGCACCCCCCGCCCCGACCGGCGCCGACCACCGCCGGGGCCCGTTCCGGGCCGGTGAACGGGTGCAGCTCACCGACCCCAAGGGCCGGCTGCACACCATCACGCTCGACCCCGACAAGCAGTTCCACACCCACCGCGGCCTGTTCCGGCACGACGAGCTGATCGGCAAGCCCGAGGGCTGGGTGGTCCGCAACACCGCGGGCATCGAGTACCTGGCCCTGCGCCCCCTGCTGTCCGACTACGTTCTGTCGATGCCCCGTGGCGCTGCGGTGGTGTACCCGAAGGACTCGGGCCAGATCGTGCAGATGGCCGACATCTTCCCCGGAGCCCGCGTGATCGAGGCCGGCGTGGGCTCCGGCGCACTCACGATGTCGCTGCTCAGGGCGGTGGGCGACACCGGGCTCGTGCACTCGTACGAGCGTCGCGCCGACTTCGCCGACATCGCGCAGGCCAACATCGAGACGTTCTTCGGCGCGCCGCACCCGGCCTGGCAGATCACCGTCGGTGACGTGGCCACGGACGTGGTGGAGACCGACGCCGACCGCTTCGTGCTCGATCTGCTGGCGCCCTGGGACTGCCTGGAGGCGGTCGCGAAGGCGCTCGTCCCCGGCGGCGTGCTGATCTGTTACGTGGCCACCGCCACCCAGCTGTCGCGCACCGCCGAGGCGCTGCGCGCCGACGGCCGGTTCACCGAGCCGCAGGCCTGGGAGTCGATGGTGCGCGGCTGGCACCTGGAGGGCCTGGCGGTGCGCCCGCAGCACCGCATGGTCGGCCACACCGGCTTCCTGCTCACCACCCGGCGGATGGCCGACGACGTGACCGCGCCGGTCCGGCGCCGCCGCCCGGCCAAGGCCGCCTCCGAAGGCGAGGCCGGTGTCGCCGAGGCCTGGGGTGAGTGGACCGCCGCCGATCTGGGCGAGCGCCCGGTGTCGGAGAAGAAGATCCGCAAGGTGCGGCGCGACGTCACCGACACGCCCGGCGAAAACCTCGCCGGCGAGCCGGAGCTGACGCCGCGGGAGGCGGAACTCGCGGCTGACCTGGACACCGATCCCGCGGTGGAGCACGACGACGACCCGCGGCCAGGTTTCGATCCCGCTAATTGACAGGAACAGAGCTGATTTAGGTCTGGCTTTTTCGTCGTCCACGGGTGAAGGTCGTGACCCAAAGGGGCATCCGGCATCGGCCGAACGGGTGAGGAGAGATGGGTCACCAAACTTGTCCGCTTACGGACCGTCAAGTGACCATTGAGACACCCATCGTGACGCCGAACATGTCAGGATGACTCCTTTCCGGTCGCCGACGTAGCCGGCCGGGCCGCGAGAGTTCATCCCGCGGATGGATTTACGCCGCCGCGCCGTTGTGGTGCGTAGGCGAGCTAGGGTCGTCGTAGCGTCGACCTTTGCGCCGGACGGGAGGTTTACCGCCATGACCGACCACAGCAGCGGGTACGGCCTTGACGAGACCGCGCTTCGTCGCGAGATCGTTCGGCTCCAGCAGGAGGTCGAGCGACTCTCAGCAGCGCGGGTTCCAGGGGCGGCGGGTGACGAGATCGAGCGCCTGAGGGCCCAGATCAACCAGCTCGGGTCCCAGAACGAGCGGCTCGCGGGCACCCTGCGCGACGCCCGCGAGCAGATCGTCCAGCTCAAGGCCGAGGTTGACCGGCTCGCCCAGCCTCCCAACACCTTCGGCGTGTTCGTCGGCCCGGCCGAGGACGGCACGGTCGAGGTGATCAGTTCCGGGCGCAAGATGCGGGTCGCGGTGAGCCCCTCGATCGAGGTCGAGGAGCTGCGCCCGGGCCAGGAGGTCATGCTCAACGAGGCCTTCAACGTGGTGGCGGCGCGGGCCTTCGAGAAGGTCGGCGAGATCGTCATCCTCAAGGAGATCCTCGACGACGGCGAGCGGGCGCTGGTCGTCGCGCACGCCGACGAGGAGCGCGTGGTGCACCTGGCCGGTGCCCTGCGCGAGTCCGACTCCAAGCTCAAGGTCGGCGACGCCCTCACCATGGACCCACGGGCCGGGTTCGCCTACGAGCGGGTGCCCCGCGCCGAGGTCGAGGAGCTCGTCCTCGAAGAGGTGCCCGACATCGACTACTCCGACATCGGTGGCCTGGGGCCGCAGATCAGCACCATCCGCGACGCCGTGGAGCTGCCGTTCCTGCACCCCGAGCTGTACCGCGAGCACGGTCTCAAGCCGCCCAAGGGCGTGCTGCTCTACGGTCCTCCCGGCTGCGGCAAGACGCTGATCGCCAAGGCCGTGGCGCGCAGTCTGGCGAAGAAGGCCGCGGAGGCGCGCGGCCTGAAGGACTCGAAGTCCTACTTCCTCAACGTCAAGGGCCCCGAGCTGCTCAACAAGTACGTCGGCGAGACCGAGCGGCACATCCGGCTGATCTTCAGCCGGGCCCGCGACAAGGCCTCCGAGGGCACTCCCGTGGTGGTGTTCTTCGACGAGATGGAGTCGCTGTTCCGCACCCGCGGTTCCGGTGTCTCCAGCGACGTCGAGACCACCATCGTGCCGCAGCTGCTGAGCGAGATCGACGGCGTCGAGCGACTCGAGAACGTCATCGTGATCGGTGCCTCCAACCGCGAGGACATGATCGACCCGGCCATCCTGCGCCCAGGCCGTCTGGACGTGAAGATCAAGGTGCAGCGGCCCGACGCCGAGGGCGCCCGCGACATCTTCACCAAGTACCTGACCGAAGACCTCCCGCTGCACCCCGACGACCTGGACGCCAACGGCGGCTCGCGCAGCGAGACCGTCGACGCGATGATCCAGCGCACCGTGGAGCGGATGTACGCGGAGACCGAGGAGAACCAGTTCCTCGAGGTCACCTACGCCAATGGCGACAAGGAGATCCTCTACTTCAAGGACTTCAACTCCGGTGCGGTGATCCAGAACATCGTCGACCGGGCGAAGAAGGCCGCGATCAAGAACTTCCTCGACTTCGGCCAGCGCGGCATCCGCCTGGAGCACCTGCTCCAGGCCTGCGTGGACGAGTTCAAGGAGTCCGAGGACCTGCCCAACACCACCAACCCCGACGACTGGGCGCGCATCTCCGGCAAGAAGGGCGAGCGCATCGTCTACATCCGCACGATCATCCAGGGCAAGCAGGGCACCGAGCCCGGCCGCTCGATCGACACGGTGGCCAACACCGGGCAGTACCTGTAGGGCGTCGTCCGGCCGGCCCGCGGGTTCGCGGGCCGGCCGGGCCGTTCTGCCTGAGGACGACGAGAGCCCCGTCAGACCGTCACGTCGTTCCGTTCCCCGGAGGCCTGGATCGCCCGGGCGTTCGCGCGGGCCTGGCGCAGGGCGGCGATCCGGGCCAGCACCCGCCAGCCGGTCAGGGTGACGGCGAGGAACACCGTCGCCACCACCACGAACGACACCGGTGTGCCGTCGTGCTGCACCACGCTGCGCAGGATCATGCCGATGAGCAGGGTCTTGACCAGCACCATCGCGGCGCCCCGCAGGCTCGCCGGGGCCAGGCCGAACGCCACCACACCGACGTAGCCGCCGGCCACGCCCAGCCAGAACGGCCAGCCGGTGGTGAGCAGGCCGCCGAGGGTGATGCCCTCCTCGTGCGAGCTGCGGCCGACGGCCACGAAGACCAGCACGCAGGCCAGGTCGGCCAGGGCGGCGACCGCCAGGGCACCGGGGATCCTGCTGGTGGGGGAGTGGGTCATGGCCGGAGGTCTCCTCTGCCGCATCGGCTGCGGCTTCGTGGCGTTGTTCACGTCGCGGTGGGTAGGCGGGGTGGCGGTGCGTCACTTTTCGGCGTCCGGATGCGCCCCTCAGGCCCGCAGAGTAGCCGCCGAGTCCGGTTCGGCCGGGCGGGACCTGGGAAAACCGCCGACGGCGGGGCGCGCGCCCGGGCTCTGTCGTACCCGCCGCCTAGGCTTGCTCCATGAGCGCAATCGTGGCGGGCAGCCCGCTGAGGTCGTCGTCGGTGGTGTCCCGGTGAGCGCGCGCCGGGTGATGGGGATCGAGACCGAGTACGGGGTGTCCGCGCCGGGCGACCCCGCGGCCAACGCGATGCTGATGTCCTCGCAGGTGGTCAACGCCTACGCGGCGCCGCTGGGCAGCCGGGCCGGCCGGGCCCGCTGGGACTACGAGGACGAGGCGCCGCTGCGCGACGCCCGGGGCTGGGAGATCAGCCGCGACAGCGCACACGCCAGCCAGCTCACCGACGCACCCGACGACCCGGGTCTGGCCAACGTCATCCTGACCAACGGCGCCCGGCTGTACGTCGACCACGCGCACCCGGAGTACTCCTCGCCCGAGGTGATCAGCCCGCGCGACGTGGTGCTGTGGGACAAGGCGGGGGAGCAGGTCATGCTGGCGGCCTGCCGCCGGATCGCGGCCAGCCCGGGCCTGGGCGACGTCAACCTGTACAAGAACAACACCGACAACAAGGGTGCCTCCTACGGCACCCACGAGAACTACCTGATGCGCCGGTCCACGCCGTTCGCCGACGTGGTCCGCCACCTCACGCCGTTCTTCGTCACCCGGCAGGTGTTCACCGGCGCGGGCCGGGTCGGCCTGGGGCAGGACGGCACCGGCACCGGCTTCCAGATCTCCCAGCGCGCCGACTTCTTCGAGGTCGAGGTGGGCCTGGAGACCACGCTCAAGCGGCCGATCATCAACACCCGCGACGAGCCGCACGCCAGCGCCGACAAGTACCGGCGGCTGCACGTCATCATCGGTGACGCCAACCTCTGCGAGGTGGCCACGCTACTCAAGGTCGGCACCACCAACCTGATCCTGGCGATGATCGAAGACGCCGCGTTCACCCGCGACCTGTCCATCGAGCGGCCGGTGGGCACCCTGCACGACATCTCCCACGACCCCACGCT from Kineosporia corallincola includes these protein-coding regions:
- a CDS encoding ABC transporter permease, translating into MFRITVKGIFTHRLRFALTALAVCLGVTLVAGTLVLSGSITNTFDAIVEQTTAGTDVQVRGAELETTTVDGTKQREPLPLSLEQKLDAVDGVAWASADVGGTAVLVGADGTAARNGGAPNLGFAYTGDDPSVQMYEGRGPEKKGEIAVDESTLDLSGLKVGDTTRALIQNDPQDVTVTGVFTYGSSLAGATLVLLDEKTALATWAPDGEVSSFTIGADDGVDQETLRDRVAQVVPAGTEVVTGETVYQEQKDAFGTAIGFITTFLLVFALIAVFVGAFIIANTFSMLVAQRTRELALLRAVGASRGQVLRVVLGEAAILGLTGSVIGLGLGMLLAAGLRALVKQAGLEVTGGLPVTATTVLVSLLVGLVVTMLSAVFPALRAARVAPIAALRDDAQTPPGGVLRRGVIGLVLVLLGFGAVLPGSLGDEPNWPLVGVGAALLLIGLLVAAPWLTRPVVRLISLPYTAIYGTVGRLARENALRNPRRTATTASALMIGLALMSSVGVFASSANASVSDIVDSELTADYVLSSGGFTQLPTTVADEVQKMPGVTSVATIRSAPLRVNGASKFTIAADPRAMSENVKLNVTAGSLDSLNSGDVVISRSAADDEGWKLGDRLTAEIGTETGEELTVGAIIDDSQALNNPSLIIPLALYADTVPTAQQGDFMLYVKSDGTNTAALRSQIEEVVKPFLVVSVQDGEEYAKAQAAQINSLLYLIYALLALSVLIAVLGIINTLALSVFERTREIGLLRAVGMSRRQLRRMISAESVSTAVFGAVLGMGLGLVLGLVLQRALVSQGLETLSIPWLTLVIVLLFSAVAGMVAAIMPAWRAVRLDVLRAITAD
- a CDS encoding ABC transporter ATP-binding protein encodes the protein MGTEAIARAIDLQKIYGTGEAQVKALRGVSVDFGRGEMTAIMGPSGSGKSTLMHCMAALDRPTAGEIEIDGVQVRGLKDKALTQLRRDRLGFIFQSFNLVPTLTARENITLPLDIAGRKVDQEWFDRVVDTVGLRDRLKHRPTELSGGQQQRVACARALVSRPAIVFADEPTGNLDSRASAEILSFLQNSVREFGQSIVIVTHDPVAAGYADRVLFLADGEIVDEMAAPTADKVLERMRGFDAAGRRS
- a CDS encoding RecB family exonuclease, which translates into the protein MTAALSPSRASDFMQCPLLYRFRAVDRLPETPSPAAVRGTVVHAVLERLFDLPAPRRTPQAAHDLLRPQWERLLTERPEVGSLFVEGSPELEAWLLSAAGLITRWFALEDPTRLEPADRELHVETVLDDGLRLRGYVDRLDVATDGRLRVVDYKTGRAPSEAFEASALFQMKFYALVLWRTRGRLPTVLQLVYLGDGEILRYTPDESDLLAVERKVRALWDAIQLAARTGDWRPSPGRLCSWCDHHARCPAKGGTTPPIPEGALERFLGTAPFSPQDEEGPQTLERD
- a CDS encoding site-2 protease family protein, coding for MSALPGPTAGIRLGRVGRVPVLLRPSWFLVAMVMTILFAPTVRAWVDLTGPATYAIAFVFALILLLSVFVHEAAHAVAAAATGTPATAIVLDLWGGHTAFDAPSSRPWRAIVVAVVGPASNALIAVVAFQLMDLFQPGTVSRLLFAATATSNLVVAVFNALPGLPLDGGRVLEGLVWRIGGDRLRAALVAGHAGRVVAVGTGAYAVYAVATGEHKALSGFWMVLVGLLLWRSAGQAVEAARWNIRTEAAVVDDLLQPAVAVPSNATVAGALMSAAGAGASAVVVLDVYGRPAAIVDERAAAGVPAARAAQVGAGAVAEALPDGAVLPTGLAGRSLIQALEEAPAARYAVIGPDEIVVGVLDWEDVARFVTP
- a CDS encoding tRNA (adenine-N1)-methyltransferase, with product MTEAPPAPTGADHRRGPFRAGERVQLTDPKGRLHTITLDPDKQFHTHRGLFRHDELIGKPEGWVVRNTAGIEYLALRPLLSDYVLSMPRGAAVVYPKDSGQIVQMADIFPGARVIEAGVGSGALTMSLLRAVGDTGLVHSYERRADFADIAQANIETFFGAPHPAWQITVGDVATDVVETDADRFVLDLLAPWDCLEAVAKALVPGGVLICYVATATQLSRTAEALRADGRFTEPQAWESMVRGWHLEGLAVRPQHRMVGHTGFLLTTRRMADDVTAPVRRRRPAKAASEGEAGVAEAWGEWTAADLGERPVSEKKIRKVRRDVTDTPGENLAGEPELTPREAELAADLDTDPAVEHDDDPRPGFDPAN
- the arc gene encoding proteasome ATPase → MTDHSSGYGLDETALRREIVRLQQEVERLSAARVPGAAGDEIERLRAQINQLGSQNERLAGTLRDAREQIVQLKAEVDRLAQPPNTFGVFVGPAEDGTVEVISSGRKMRVAVSPSIEVEELRPGQEVMLNEAFNVVAARAFEKVGEIVILKEILDDGERALVVAHADEERVVHLAGALRESDSKLKVGDALTMDPRAGFAYERVPRAEVEELVLEEVPDIDYSDIGGLGPQISTIRDAVELPFLHPELYREHGLKPPKGVLLYGPPGCGKTLIAKAVARSLAKKAAEARGLKDSKSYFLNVKGPELLNKYVGETERHIRLIFSRARDKASEGTPVVVFFDEMESLFRTRGSGVSSDVETTIVPQLLSEIDGVERLENVIVIGASNREDMIDPAILRPGRLDVKIKVQRPDAEGARDIFTKYLTEDLPLHPDDLDANGGSRSETVDAMIQRTVERMYAETEENQFLEVTYANGDKEILYFKDFNSGAVIQNIVDRAKKAAIKNFLDFGQRGIRLEHLLQACVDEFKESEDLPNTTNPDDWARISGKKGERIVYIRTIIQGKQGTEPGRSIDTVANTGQYL
- a CDS encoding DUF3054 domain-containing protein — its product is MTHSPTSRIPGALAVAALADLACVLVFVAVGRSSHEEGITLGGLLTTGWPFWLGVAGGYVGVVAFGLAPASLRGAAMVLVKTLLIGMILRSVVQHDGTPVSFVVVATVFLAVTLTGWRVLARIAALRQARANARAIQASGERNDVTV
- the dop gene encoding depupylase/deamidase Dop, which gives rise to MSARRVMGIETEYGVSAPGDPAANAMLMSSQVVNAYAAPLGSRAGRARWDYEDEAPLRDARGWEISRDSAHASQLTDAPDDPGLANVILTNGARLYVDHAHPEYSSPEVISPRDVVLWDKAGEQVMLAACRRIAASPGLGDVNLYKNNTDNKGASYGTHENYLMRRSTPFADVVRHLTPFFVTRQVFTGAGRVGLGQDGTGTGFQISQRADFFEVEVGLETTLKRPIINTRDEPHASADKYRRLHVIIGDANLCEVATLLKVGTTNLILAMIEDAAFTRDLSIERPVGTLHDISHDPTLKQQVTLRDGGSMTAVELQWLYFEQVSAYLEDRYGTDTDEATADVMRRWESILGRLGEDPMLCARELDWVAKLRLLEGFRNRENLNWDAARLQLIDFQYADVRPEKGLYHRLASRGQVERVVTDAEIDEAVHEPPHDTRAYFRGRCLSRYGENVAAASWDSVIFDIPGRGALQRVPTLDPSRGTREHVEALLQRCATAADLVDALAAE